The genomic region ATGAGAGACAGAGAGATCAGTTGATCTACacctaagtatgtatgtaaaataacgGAATTATTTCTTAACGGAACTTAATAAATGTTTCACTCTTGTCAACAgaatcaataacaaaaagtgtaaaaaatacgATGGGTGAATCTGCCTCTTAGTTGATAATTCAATGGATgcgtttgttgaaaaatgaaccttataaaatgttctacaaaacttttttagatGATTCCAAATCCCCCCTTAGAAGAGGAATACCGcaaatatacgaaaatattaaattacttgCATTATATACCACCCGTAGACCAGTAACGAAGGAAATATGTACAAAGATATTATATGTTTACTACCTTACATACATCCCTCCAATTTATCATgaacattttaagaattttaaaagctgcacaaattataaaaatggattactttttaaacataattaataaatgtttataaattatttcattaaagttactgtttcaaataaaacttataGTTCTTTAGTGCACTAAGTCATTTATAggacatttaattaattttgaaaatggtctAAGCCAATTATAGAGCTTTAAAAACAACGTTTCCGTATGAAActcatacaaaatttcatattaataataaatttccattaatcaagactaagaaaattataaattaaaatgttgcataatataaaaatatttcttaactcGTTCAAAcgcaattcattaaatatctgaaaacaagaaatatatgaCTTAGACCTCTTTCATCATTATGggcacatattttttagtaGCCATTAGTGTAATCAGGCACCGTGCATTTAATTGTTTActtaattacaataaagttaaattatcaCAATTTGTAACCGAAAACAAATTGCAACCAATCCCATTCAGCTTATAACAAAACTTTGATATAATGACGTTGTTGCGGTGAGATTTCTGTATGCAGCTACAAAACTGTTGCGGGAAGAACAAATAgtgttgcggggagaatcctgtaTGCGGCTACAAATCTGTTGCGGGAAGAACAAATAGTGTTGCGGGGAGAACTAATAATGTtgcgggaaggaccaataatgttgcaggaagaaccaataatgttgcgGGAAGAATCTTGAAGGCGGCTATAAATTCGTTTGCAGGGAGAATCCTTAATTCTTAATGTTGCGATAGGAACAAGTTGATTGAAGCGATGAaatatccggctcgaaggaccaaaaatgCTGCGGTGAGATTTCTGTATGCAGCTACAAAACTGTTGCGGGAAGAACAAATAgtgttgcggggagaatcctgtaTGCGGCTACAAATCTGTTGCGGGAAGAACAAATAGTGTTGCaggaagaaccaataatgttgcaggaagaaccaataatgttgcgGGAAGAATCTTGAAGGCGGCTATAAATTCGTTTGCAGGGAGAATCCTTAATTCTTAATGTTGCGATAGGAACAAGTTGATTGAAGCGATGAAATATCCGGATCGAAGGACCTCACTAATGATGAACACAAATTCCTGTTGGTTATTGTAGCGATGATATTGCGGCAAAAATTcccaattaaaaatatgttgcttctgattcaaaattacaatttttctctctttattttacaaaatgttccgtctttatacacatttctttacaaacaaaacctacttaattcacagaaaattataacaatttaacaaaagttgaaaaacattacagtattttaactaatattaaattgaactcaACATACCGCCGCCCTTGAACTATCTGAAtaagttcaaaacaaaatattgaaaagaaaatgaaaagccttGAAAAACATTTACGATAAGTTATTAGTTTCTTCATGAAATAAATCTCCTTTCGTTGGCAAAAGGCAAAGTTTGATTATAGGGCGAACCAATTCGCCATGCGGTGTTTTCAACgtaactactcttacgcgtccatCGGTACCATGATGGCATTTGATCACTCGTGCAATCGTCCACTTCGTCGGAGGATTAGGCTCGTTGAATACAGCAACCACATCCCCTTCTTCAATGTTGCGTGAAGAACGTAACCATTTAGTGCGACGTTGTAAGCTCACGAGGTACTCATCTCTCCAACGACGCCAGAAATGttgtctcatggcagaaattgcttgccatCGCTGTCGAAGATTTCCACGAAACCCTTGACCCTCAGGTTCCGGTATTGACTTAAGCGGTTCACCGACTATGAAATGTCCGGGAGTTAAAACTTCTAAGTCACCAGCAGCTTCAGAGTTGTCACAGAGTGGGCGAGAGTTTACGCAAGCTTCTATTTCAGTCAAAAGTGTGTTGAACTCTTCGTATGATAGTGGAACTTCTCCTAGTACGCGTTTTAAATGATACTTGACACGTTTGACTCCAGTCTCCCAGTAACCTCCCATATGGGGTGCAGCCGGTGGATTAAAACGCCATTCGATATTCGAGTCCGCAAAGAAAGAGCGAAGTTTAATATCAGCCATGCACTGTTGAAATGCAATGCGCAACTCCTTCTCGGCTCCAACGAAATTTGTACCGTTATCTGATGTCATGACCTTACAAAAACCTCGACGATTTGTGAACCTTTTAAATGCATTTAGGAAAGCTGGTGTTGACAGGtcaccaacaaattcgagaTGCATCGCACCAGTGCACATACAAATGAACGAACAAATGTAGCCTTTGGTAGCCTTAGCTCCTCTTCCTTGGGTGAATTTGTAGAGGTAAGGTCCAGCGAAGTCAACAGCAGTGTGAGTAAAACAACGGGCGTAGGTGGTGCGAATGACAGGTAGATCACCCATGACTTGTGTGGTAAGATTGCGGTTCAAATAAGTGCATTTCACGCACTTATGGTATATATTACGGATCAAGCTACGAGCGCCGATAACCCAATAACGACGTTGCAAGACAGTTTGCATAATGCGGGGCCCAGCGTGCAAAGTGACCTTGTGTATTTCGCAGATTATTAACTTAGCAAGCGGACAATTCTTAGGCAAGATAATGGGATGCCTAACATCTGGAGCGATTTcatcattttttattcttcctccAACACGTAGAACACAAGTCCCATCCAGAAAGGGCTGCAGACGCAAAAGACTACTGCGAAGTGGGATTGGTCTTTTAGCGCTGCAAGaagaaatttcattagaaaaataaaactgttgcGTATACCTTATTAGGCGAAGTTCAGCTTCAAATAACTCTTGGCAACTCGGTGTACCAAAACGCTTTATAACATTAAGCCGTCTGTTAGCCCGAATGTTAGTCAAAAAGCGTAAAACGTAGGAAATAACTCGACGCAGCTTAGAATACGATGAGTATTTTGTCATCACGGACCAATAATCTGTAGAATTAGTCACATGGGCACGAATACTATTTCGTACGCCCAGCTCTGTAGTGTGCTCTTTAGATTTTTTCTGCTTCCATAATTGTTCAGTGCTTTTCAGGAAAATAGGACCAGCCCACCACAATTGATGACGTAATAATTCGGAGGGAGTTATACCTCTTGAAGCACAATCTGCAGGATTCTGTTCAGAACGGACGTGGTTCCAACATTCGGGAGGCAAAACTTCTTGAATATCAGCTACGCGGTTGGCTATAAATGTCACCCATCTGCTGGGGTGAGCTTGTAACCATGCCAATGTTAAAGTAGAATCAGTCCAAGCGAAAAGCGGATAACGGAGTTCAGACCAGCAGTGCAGCACGCTTCGCACTAGTTTAGCAGCAAGATGAGCGGCGCATAATTCAAGACGTGGCAGCGTTGTCGGCTTAAGCGGAGCTACCTTGGTTTTCGACGAAATTAATGACACAGTAATGCTACCGTCGCTTTGTGTTGTTCGTGCATACAAGACGGCGGCGTAAGCGCGCTCGGACGCGTCTGCGAATACGTGCAATTGCGTAAATGACCCAGCTACTTCAGTACCAAACCAACGGTTCACCTTCAAATGTGCCAATTGCTTGAGCTCTATGCGATGCTCCAACCACTTCGTTGCGATAGACTCAGGAATGATATCATCCCAACCTACCTTAGTGCGCCATATGtcttgaaaccaaatttttgaatttatagtaGCGGGAGCAAGCAAGCCCAGAGGATCGAAGAGCGTACTTGCATCTGATAGAAACATGCGCTTGGTCAACTTAACTGGCGGTTCCCTCAAGTTAATAGCAAACGTGAGATAGTCTCCTTCTGTGTTCCAGATAAGACCTAAAGCGTGAACATCCTTATCGTCGACAATATAATGTGATATGTTCGTAGATGCATTAGAAATGCTTGCGATTAGTTCAGCGCAGTTCGATGCCCACTTACGAAGTTCAAACCCCCCTTCCCTCAatatttcggaaatattttgctgcaacaaTTGAAGTTCTTCTTTACTAGATGCACCAGTAAGTAGATCATCCATGTAAAAATCCTTGAGAATAACACCaacagccctagcacaaccattCGACGAATCTCTTGCCGTCTGTTGAAGTGATCGGACAGCTAGATGAGACGCAGCTGCCACTCCGTACGTCACGCGAACCATGCGAAAATCTTGGATAGGCAGGGATGGGTGGCTACGCCATACGATGCGTTGTAAATCGGCGTGTTTTAAGGATACGCAGATTTGACGATACATTTTGGCGACATCTGCTGTTACAGCATAGCGGTGTGTTCTAAAGCGAAGTAAGATGGAGTATAAATCTTCCTGCAATTGAGGTCCTATAAATAATGCGTCATTCAGCGAATTCCCGGAAGTCGATTTTGCGGACGCGTTAAATACAACCCTCAATTTGGTCGTGGTACTATTTTCCTTTAAAACAGGATGATGAGGCATATAATACGTTGGATTCATAGTCTCTGACGTGACCTGCATATGTTTCATGTCAATGAGTTCATTCATGAATTCATTGTAGCGTAAACGAAGATCGGAGTCACAAGCGAGTCTTCTTTCAAGTCGTAACAAATTCCGGATAGCAAAGTTTCGCGACTCTCCCAGAGCTACATCGGGCTTCAGCGGCAATTCGACGACAAACCGTCCGTTAGGTTCCCTTCGATGCGTTGTTTCAAAATGGTCTTCACAGTAACGCTCCTCATGCGTAAGATACGTTTTTTGCGGAGCTTCCTCTAACTCCCATAACTTGTTCAATGCTCGATCCAAATGAACATCGCAATGTAACGACTGTAAGCGTGGCATATCAGGCTCAGCTCCATTCACGCTTCCAAACAGAGTCCACCCAAAGACCGTCAGTTGAGCCATAGGAGCTCCAGATGGACCCTTACGAAGTTCTGTACAGATCAGTTGATCCATAACGTCCATTCCAATCAATATATCGACCCGTCCAGGCTTCATAAAATGGGGATCGGCTAAAAACAAACCTCGGATATGTGGCCACGATGAAGTAGCTATAGTCTGTGTTGGCAAGTCGCTTGTAATTTTAGACAGAATTAACGTTTTGACAGTGAAGCATTGATTTGTagagaaagaagaaagagaaaGTGATACTTCACCTCTAGCTCGTCCTCCTTGCGCTGACCCAATTCCAGTAATGTTAACTTCAGATGTTGATCGCGGCAGGCCTAAGCGTTGCACACACGCTTCGGTTACAAAGGAAGCATGTGATCCAGAATCGAAAAGTGCACGTGCGGGCTGCCAATTACCAGAACAGTCGCGTACCTTCACTAATGCGGTGGATAACAGCACAACTCTTTCTACAGCTATGGGTGGATTGGAGCTCGAGTTCAAGCATGAAGAAACGCGTGGAACGTCGACgtttgctggaagttcaaaaGCTTTTGCGCATACCTTTGATGTGGCGTCAGCAGCGCATAACGAATGCGTCGTGTAATTGTTCACTGCGGTAACGGTCGTTGACTGCAAGGCACCGTGCAGCAGAGTGTGATGACGTTGTTTACACATGCGGCAAGTGGAAGCACTGTTACAACGGTCTTTATAGTGACCTGAACTTAAGCAGTTGAAGCATATGTGACCTTGCTTCACGAACTGTGACTTTGTAGACAAGTCcaattcacgaaatttttcacaactGTAAATTTTATGAGGTCCACTACAATATGCACACAAGTTACTTTGTTTTGATACCGCGTGGAACACATTTGTCGACTTGCTTGCTGATGCAGTTTTAACCTTAATTGGTACTGATGTTGTTGACGACGTAAACATAGATAACGATCGGCATCTTAtctctaaaaatgttattagttgCTCAAAAGATGGAGGATCATCACTAACGAGCGATAACTCCCACTGCTTACGCGTTTCGAATGCCAACTTACTGACGACCTCATGTACCAACCAATCATCCCAAAAATCAATCGGACGACCCAACGCTTTAAGCTCGCGAATATGCTGTTGGAACGAATCAATTACACCTTTGATTGCGTCAGCATTGTCATGCGTAGCCCTTTTAATTTCAGCCAACGCGCGAAGATGAGATTCCACAATTACACGAATAACCTTATACCGCGATGTTAATAGACCCCAAGCTTCAACGTAATTTGCGTcacatattttaaaaccactGATAATTTTCAACGCGTCACCTTTCGCAGCTTCGGAGATAGTGCAACTTTTGGCCATCTGATAAAGTAGAGTTACTATCAACTAACGAAGAAAACGCGTCGAAAAAACCAATCCATTCTGTAGAGTCACCGGAGAATGTGGGCAACTCCATTTTCGGTAAACGTATAACCGTGGACACAGATGCCTTTGTGGAGCTATCTTGCGATTTAGTACGACAATTTTTCACGCGGCTAAAGTTAGCTGAAGCTGTAGAGTACCAAGTTTCGGCTTGGATACgcacattttcttcaatttcaataacatcGGCACCACACGTAATTTCTACAGCGTCTTGAGCAACGTTAAACGAACCCACTGTTCACTCAATAACTGAAGGTAGCTTGCAATATTCTCTGCATCCATAGTGAATGCCTCATCAATACTTTTTGCCATATACCGTTTAATGGCATTGAGAGCGGAATCGCGCGTTTTAGtagaattcgacatttttaatgtaacagaaaatcaatcgacgggtttttagaattttcgcgATGTTAAatgcaggaacggctgcacaaacGTACACACGATttaatgcacaaaaataattttcttaatattcgTTGCGCCTTTTGctacgcgtatgtatgtacacaagcgaATGCGTATATGCAAAAGGCAAGCGGAGTGACTAGATCCGGATCGAAGGACCAAAAATGTTGCGGTGAGATTTCTGTATGCAGCTACAAAACTGTTGCGGGAAGAACAAATAgtgttgcggggagaatcctgtaTGCGGCTACAAATCTGTTGCGGGAAGAACAAATAGTGTTGCGGGGAGAACTAATAATGTtgcgggaaggaccaataatgttgcaggaagaaccaataatgttgcgGGAAGAATCTTGAAGGCGGCTATAAATTCGTTTGCAGGGAGAATCCTTAATTCTTAATGTTGCGATAGGAACAAGTTGATTGAAGCGATGAAATATCCGGATCGAAGGACCTCACTAATGATGAACACAAATTCCTGTTGGTTATTGTAGCGATGATATTGCGGCAAAAATTcccaattaaaaatatgttgcttctgattcaaaattacaatttttctctctttattttacaaaatgttccgtctttatacacatttctttacaaacaaaacctacttaattcacagaaaattataacaatttaacaaaagttgaaaaacattacagtattttaactaatattaaattgaactcaACAGACGTAGACGACTATCAGCTCATTATTAAA from Anastrepha obliqua isolate idAnaObli1 chromosome 2, idAnaObli1_1.0, whole genome shotgun sequence harbors:
- the LOC129238052 gene encoding uncharacterized protein LOC129238052, giving the protein MAKSCTISEAAKGDALKIISGFKICDANYVEAWGLLTSRYKVIRVIVESHLRALAEIKRATHDNADAIKGVIDSFQQHIRELKALGRPIDFWDDWLVHEVVSKLAFETRKQWELSLVSDDPPSFEQLITFLEIRCRSLSMFTSSTTSVPIKVKTASASKSTNVFHAVSKQSNLCAYCSGPHKIYSCEKFRELDLSTKSQFVKQGHICFNCLSSGHYKDRCNSASTCRMCKQRHHTLLHGALQSTTVTAVNNYTTHSLCAADATSKVCAKAFELPANVDVPRVSSCLNSSSNPPIAVERVVLLSTALVKVRDCSGNWQPARALFDSGSHASFVTEACVQRLGLPRSTSEVNITGIGSAQGGRARGEVSLSLSSFSTNQCFTVKTLILSKITSDLPTQTIATSSWPHIRGLFLADPHFMKPGRVDILIGMDVMDQLICTELRKGPSGAPMAQLTVFGWTLFGSVNGAEPDMPRLQSLHCDVHLDRALNKLWELEEAPQKTYLTHEERYCEDHFETTHRREPNGRFVVELPLKPDVALGESRNFAIRNLLRLERRLACDSDLRLRYNEFMNELIDMKHMQVTSETMNPTYYMPHHPVLKENSTTTKLRVVFNASAKSTSGNSLNDALFIGPQLQEDLYSILLRFRTHRYAVTADVAKMYRQICVSLKHADLQRIVWRSHPSLPIQDFRMVRVTYGVAAASHLAVRSLQQTARDSSNGCARAVGVILKDFYMDDLLTGASSKEELQLLQQNISEILREGGFELRKWASNCAELIASISNASTNISHYIVDDKDVHALGLIWNTEGDYLTFAINLREPPVKLTKRMFLSDASTLFDPLGLLAPATINSKIWFQDIWRTKVGWDDIIPESIATKWLEHRIELKQLAHLKVNRWFGTEVAGSFTQLHVFADASERAYAAVLYARTTQSDGSITVSLISSKTKVAPLKPTTLPRLELCAAHLAAKLVRSVLHCWSELRYPLFAWTDSTLTLAWLQAHPSRWVTFIANRVADIQEVLPPECWNHVRSEQNPADCASRGITPSELLRHQLWWAGPIFLKSTEQLWKQKKSKEHTTELGVRNSIRAHVTNSTDYWSVMTKYSSYSKLRRVISYVLRFLTNIRANRRLNVIKRFGTPSCQELFEAELRLIRYTQQFYFSNEISSCSAKRPIPLRSSLLRLQPFLDGTCVLRVGGRIKNDEIAPDVRHPIILPKNCPLAKLIICEIHKVTLHAGPRIMQTVLQRRYWVIGARSLIRNIYHKCVKCTYLNRNLTTQVMGDLPVIRTTYARCFTHTAVDFAGPYLYKFTQGRGAKATKGYICSFICMCTGAMHLEFVGDLSTPAFLNAFKRFTNRRGFCKVMTSDNGTNFVGAEKELRIAFQQCMADIKLRSFFADSNIEWRFNPPAAPHMGGYWETGVKRVKYHLKRVLGEVPLSYEEFNTLLTEIEACVNSRPLCDNSEAAGDLEVLTPGHFIVGEPLKSIPEPEGQGFRGNLRQRWQAISAMRQHFWRRWRDEYLVSLQRRTKWLRSSRNIEEGDVVAVFNEPNPPTKWTIARVIKCHHGTDGRVRVVTLKTPHGELVRPIIKLCLLPTKGDLFHEETNNLS